The following are encoded together in the Arcticibacterium luteifluviistationis genome:
- a CDS encoding glycoside hydrolase family 3 N-terminal domain-containing protein — translation MNQRVNPKLLLLVLFIGVFTLSFIGSDLQFAASKSLDIKDDFKVKKPSKSNKGNTVLKGNYNGIKDYIDAQYAWADGILADMSLEEKVGQLFMIATYSNRSERDYQSIKEKIKKYHLGGLIFFQGTAPVQARLTNEYQEISKIPLMIGMDAEWGLGMRLSNTTSFPKQITLGAIENNALIESMGYEIGSQLKRLGVHINFAPVADINTNPKNPVINYRSFGESQDLVADKAMAYASGLKKAGVMAVAKHFPGHGDTGTDSHVSMPVVNHSKARLSEQELVPFRKLINDSVAGIMTGHLFVPALDNTPNRAATISEKIIKGLLQEQLGFRGLTFTDALNMRGITNQFSAGGADLAAYKAGNDVLLQTANLDAAYNKILGEFRNGNLEEDDLDKRVHKILRAKYWAGLNKPPHVKVQGLMDDLNNEKSRELNELLFKNAITVLRADEDVFPFVQLDTLAIGTVAVSAPKDNEFQSQMSGFGKVVNYEMPIKPGSSKDWDYIVDQAFTYDAMVVSIHDMNSRASRNFGVSPSTIDMIRALSKKTKVVVVAFGNPYGLKLFDEFPNVICGFEDEPMAYRAVAEVLFGAGSANGHLPVTASPMAKYSFGLTSQNVGRLTEDLPGNVGMDGDKLNEIDGIVNDAISRNAFPGAQVLVARRGKVVYHKAFGTFRYGDTEKVTTNTLYDLASLTKVSATLQAVMMLNEKGLLNLNLKASDYLPELKGTNKANMLVGDILFHQAGLKSFQAFWTHTKTSGGAFKKEFYQDSQEGNLQVAEGLYVKPSIRDSVWSWLIDTDYTTRRKNSNGEYRYLYSDLGLIMMQRIVEEVAGQPMDEFLDQNLYEPLGMTHTLFNPLNRFLKSDIAPTENDQIFRKEQIWGTVHDPNAALLGGVAGHAGLFSNAWDLAKLYQMNLQNGAYGGRRYLYPETVNHFATHLSDRSHRGIGWNKPVQNLDLSSIASSASPNTYGHTGFTGTVVWVDPDRQLIFIMLANRVYPRANNHKLMDLDVRKRIHEVINEAVDNL, via the coding sequence ATGAATCAAAGGGTCAATCCCAAACTTCTCCTACTTGTACTTTTTATTGGAGTTTTCACATTAAGCTTCATTGGAAGCGATCTTCAGTTTGCGGCTTCTAAAAGCCTAGACATTAAGGATGATTTTAAGGTTAAAAAGCCTTCGAAATCCAATAAGGGCAACACTGTTCTTAAAGGAAATTACAACGGCATTAAGGATTATATTGATGCTCAATATGCTTGGGCAGACGGTATTTTGGCAGATATGAGTTTGGAAGAGAAAGTGGGTCAGCTCTTTATGATTGCCACTTATTCTAATAGGTCAGAAAGAGATTACCAGAGCATAAAGGAAAAAATAAAAAAGTATCACTTAGGAGGACTTATATTTTTCCAAGGGACAGCTCCTGTTCAAGCTAGATTAACAAACGAATATCAGGAAATAAGCAAAATACCATTAATGATAGGTATGGATGCAGAGTGGGGTTTAGGAATGCGACTAAGCAATACCACTTCTTTTCCAAAGCAAATAACTCTGGGAGCTATTGAAAATAATGCTTTGATAGAGTCCATGGGCTACGAAATTGGCTCACAACTTAAAAGACTTGGCGTACATATCAATTTTGCCCCAGTAGCAGACATTAACACAAACCCTAAAAACCCTGTTATCAACTACCGTTCTTTTGGGGAATCGCAAGACTTGGTGGCAGATAAAGCGATGGCATACGCATCAGGTTTGAAAAAGGCTGGCGTGATGGCAGTGGCAAAACATTTTCCAGGGCATGGCGATACAGGAACAGATTCTCATGTTTCTATGCCAGTGGTAAACCATAGCAAAGCACGACTGTCAGAACAGGAATTGGTGCCATTTAGAAAGTTGATTAATGATAGTGTGGCAGGTATTATGACGGGCCACCTTTTTGTGCCAGCCTTAGATAATACGCCAAACAGAGCAGCTACTATTTCTGAAAAAATAATAAAAGGTTTACTGCAAGAGCAGCTTGGCTTTAGAGGTTTGACTTTTACGGATGCTCTAAATATGCGAGGTATCACTAATCAGTTTTCGGCAGGTGGTGCAGATTTGGCCGCTTATAAAGCAGGAAATGACGTTTTGCTTCAAACCGCCAATTTAGACGCTGCTTACAATAAAATCCTGGGTGAGTTTAGAAACGGGAATTTAGAGGAAGACGATCTAGACAAAAGAGTTCATAAAATCCTAAGAGCTAAATATTGGGCAGGTTTGAATAAACCTCCGCATGTAAAAGTGCAAGGGCTGATGGATGATCTTAACAATGAAAAAAGTAGAGAGTTAAACGAGTTGTTATTTAAAAATGCTATCACGGTTTTAAGAGCCGATGAAGATGTGTTTCCTTTTGTTCAGTTAGATACACTGGCTATAGGCACAGTGGCAGTTAGTGCCCCTAAAGATAATGAGTTTCAGTCTCAAATGAGCGGTTTTGGCAAGGTGGTAAACTATGAAATGCCTATAAAGCCAGGTTCTTCAAAAGACTGGGATTATATAGTAGACCAAGCATTTACTTATGATGCCATGGTGGTGAGTATTCATGATATGAACAGCCGTGCTTCGCGAAACTTTGGTGTTTCGCCGTCTACTATTGACATGATTAGAGCTTTGTCAAAAAAGACGAAAGTGGTGGTAGTGGCTTTTGGAAACCCTTATGGTTTAAAATTATTTGATGAGTTTCCGAATGTTATTTGTGGTTTTGAAGATGAGCCAATGGCTTATAGAGCAGTTGCGGAGGTTTTATTTGGTGCCGGTTCGGCAAACGGACATTTACCAGTTACGGCCTCTCCCATGGCCAAGTATAGCTTTGGACTGACGTCTCAAAACGTAGGTAGATTAACAGAGGATTTGCCAGGAAACGTGGGGATGGATGGCGATAAGCTTAACGAAATAGATGGTATAGTAAATGATGCTATCAGTAGAAATGCTTTCCCTGGTGCTCAAGTTTTGGTAGCAAGAAGAGGTAAGGTGGTTTATCATAAGGCTTTCGGAACTTTTAGGTATGGCGACACAGAAAAAGTTACAACTAATACGCTGTATGATTTAGCATCACTTACTAAAGTGAGTGCTACGCTTCAGGCAGTTATGATGCTGAATGAAAAAGGGCTTTTAAATTTAAACCTTAAAGCTTCAGATTATTTGCCAGAATTAAAAGGCACAAATAAGGCAAACATGCTAGTGGGAGATATTCTTTTTCATCAAGCAGGTTTGAAGTCTTTTCAGGCTTTTTGGACACATACTAAAACGAGTGGCGGAGCTTTTAAAAAGGAGTTTTATCAAGATAGCCAAGAAGGAAACTTACAGGTTGCAGAAGGCCTTTACGTCAAACCCAGCATTAGAGATTCGGTTTGGAGCTGGCTAATTGATACTGATTACACTACTAGAAGAAAGAATAGCAATGGCGAGTACAGGTACCTTTATAGTGACCTTGGGCTTATCATGATGCAAAGAATAGTAGAGGAGGTAGCAGGGCAGCCTATGGACGAGTTCCTTGACCAAAACCTTTACGAGCCTTTGGGGATGACGCATACGCTTTTTAATCCACTTAATAGGTTTTTAAAAAGCGATATTGCTCCTACCGAGAATGATCAAATATTTAGAAAAGAGCAAATTTGGGGAACCGTACATGACCCTAATGCAGCACTTTTAGGCGGTGTAGCTGGCCATGCAGGGCTTTTTAGCAATGCTTGGGATTTGGCCAAATTATATCAAATGAACCTTCAAAACGGTGCTTATGGTGGTAGAAGGTATTTGTATCCTGAAACGGTCAACCATTTTGCTACGCACCTTTCGGATAGAAGTCATAGAGGAATAGGCTGGAATAAACCGGTACAAAACCTAGATCTTTCTAGCATAGCCTCTTCGGCTTCGCCAAATACTTATGGACACACTGGCTTCACAGGAACAGTAGTTTGGGTAGACCCAGACCGTCAGCTAATCTTCATTATGCTAGCCAACAGAGTGTACCCAAGAGCCAATAACCATAAACTTATGGACTTGGATGTACGCAAAAGAATTCACGAAGTCATCAACGAGGCGGTGGATAATCTTTGA
- a CDS encoding DUF2141 domain-containing protein: protein MKNLFILLGIILTSAASLKAQEKFTVTVNINGITNETGTIYASLTTDESTFPGGQNPMASKVIKVEGNEVSFEFESVLGGTDYAIVLFQDLNGDSKMNRNGSMPAEPFGFSNYVMMGPPSWTNCSFLLEENKEVTINLYSL, encoded by the coding sequence ATGAAAAATTTATTTATTCTTCTCGGGATCATCTTAACAAGTGCAGCTTCTTTAAAGGCTCAAGAAAAGTTTACAGTAACAGTAAATATTAATGGTATTACCAATGAGACGGGTACTATATATGCCTCGTTAACTACAGACGAGAGTACTTTCCCTGGTGGTCAGAATCCTATGGCAAGTAAAGTGATTAAGGTAGAGGGAAATGAAGTGAGTTTTGAGTTTGAAAGTGTCTTAGGTGGAACCGATTACGCCATCGTGTTATTCCAGGATTTAAATGGAGATAGCAAAATGAATAGGAATGGCAGCATGCCTGCGGAACCTTTTGGCTTTTCTAATTATGTGATGATGGGGCCACCAAGTTGGACTAACTGTTCTTTCTTATTAGAGGAAAACAAAGAAGTAACTATCAACCTTTATTCACTATAA
- a CDS encoding chaperone modulator CbpM has product METDKFIRIDHFCEVYEIELSFIEELVSYELISITEQESVKCFLPDDIPHIEKMIRLYKELDINPAGIDAILLLLEKLNKKESELTELKSRLSIFLK; this is encoded by the coding sequence ATGGAAACTGATAAATTTATTCGGATAGATCATTTTTGTGAAGTTTATGAGATAGAGCTGTCTTTTATAGAAGAGCTGGTTTCTTATGAGCTAATAAGCATTACGGAGCAAGAAAGCGTTAAGTGCTTTTTGCCAGATGACATTCCTCACATTGAGAAAATGATTCGTTTATATAAGGAACTTGACATTAACCCTGCTGGCATAGATGCTATTCTTCTTTTGCTAGAGAAACTAAATAAAAAGGAAAGTGAGTTGACCGAGTTGAAGAGTAGGCTCAGTATCTTTTTGAAATAA
- a CDS encoding DnaJ C-terminal domain-containing protein, which yields MQFKDYYKILGLEKSATADDIKKAYRKLARKSHPDLHPDKPDAKIKFQELNEANEVLSDPEKRKKYDKYGKDWKHGEEFESAQKQRRSQQSAYGGSNDFSDYFESMFGGSSGGRRSAPKFRGQDFNAQLSLKLTDVLEERKQVLTVNGKSIRLTIPAGISDEQTIKIAGYGGEGRNGGPKGDLLITFSVENDTSFKRVGANLYFTQSIDLYSAVLGGEVIIETLTGKVKVKVPAESSNDSKIKLSGKGMPVYKKKDSFGDLIVTFKIETPKNLTEEEKELFQKLAKLRNDGN from the coding sequence ATGCAATTCAAAGATTATTATAAAATACTTGGTCTGGAGAAATCGGCAACAGCCGATGATATCAAAAAAGCATACAGGAAATTGGCTAGAAAGTCTCACCCTGATTTGCACCCTGATAAGCCAGATGCTAAAATTAAGTTTCAAGAGTTAAACGAAGCCAATGAAGTGCTTTCTGACCCTGAAAAGAGGAAGAAGTATGATAAGTATGGCAAGGATTGGAAACATGGGGAAGAGTTTGAAAGTGCTCAGAAGCAGCGAAGGAGCCAGCAAAGTGCCTATGGAGGCTCAAATGATTTTTCTGATTATTTTGAATCAATGTTTGGAGGCTCTAGTGGGGGAAGAAGATCTGCTCCAAAATTCAGAGGACAAGATTTTAATGCCCAGTTAAGTTTAAAATTGACGGATGTTTTAGAGGAGAGAAAGCAGGTTTTGACCGTAAACGGTAAAAGCATAAGACTCACAATTCCGGCAGGTATAAGTGATGAACAAACCATCAAAATAGCTGGGTATGGCGGCGAAGGAAGAAATGGTGGTCCTAAAGGAGATTTGCTTATTACATTTTCTGTTGAAAACGACACCTCATTTAAAAGAGTAGGAGCCAATCTTTATTTTACACAAAGCATAGATTTGTACAGTGCTGTTTTAGGAGGAGAGGTTATTATAGAAACCCTTACAGGCAAGGTCAAAGTGAAAGTGCCTGCTGAGAGTAGTAATGACTCTAAAATAAAACTAAGCGGAAAGGGGATGCCCGTTTATAAAAAGAAAGACAGTTTTGGTGACTTGATAGTTACGTTTAAAATAGAAACTCCAAAGAACCTTACGGAAGAAGAAAAGGAATTATTCCAGAAACTAGCTAAATTGAGAAACGATGGAAACTGA
- a CDS encoding LytR/AlgR family response regulator transcription factor: protein MKILETLKQPYPCVDLERSNTQNLLYSFVVGAFIAVFLIVFEPFGISRWESDKKVFHLLAFGGVTFGILIFMKFGLMKVFPNYFNESKWTVGREIIVNLTVLCLIALGNYTYAGSIHLFPWRWYVFFWNFAVVVALGVFPISFNVFVKYNRGLKKFSEPVALGISKEKKKSEILLKAENGKDTLSLKAGELFFLESADNYSKVFFKSEGDLKQELLRGSLSSMGNQISDESIVRCHRSYIVNLSKTEKVTGNAQGYKLHLLDSDYVIPVARKYSAIIEGLK from the coding sequence TTGAAAATTTTAGAAACATTAAAGCAGCCATATCCTTGTGTTGACCTAGAGCGGTCAAATACACAAAACCTCCTATACTCTTTTGTAGTAGGGGCTTTTATTGCTGTTTTTTTAATTGTTTTTGAGCCATTTGGTATAAGCCGATGGGAATCAGATAAAAAGGTTTTTCATCTATTGGCTTTTGGTGGAGTTACTTTTGGGATTCTCATTTTTATGAAGTTTGGACTTATGAAAGTCTTTCCTAATTATTTCAATGAATCAAAGTGGACAGTAGGGAGGGAGATTATTGTTAACCTTACGGTGCTTTGTTTAATAGCCCTTGGGAATTATACCTATGCAGGAAGTATACATCTTTTTCCGTGGAGGTGGTATGTGTTTTTCTGGAATTTTGCGGTAGTGGTGGCACTCGGAGTTTTCCCTATTTCTTTTAACGTTTTTGTGAAATATAATAGAGGCTTAAAGAAGTTTTCAGAACCTGTAGCGTTAGGTATTTCAAAAGAAAAAAAAAAGTCTGAAATATTACTAAAAGCAGAAAATGGCAAGGATACTTTAAGTTTAAAAGCTGGAGAGTTATTCTTTTTAGAGTCGGCAGATAATTACTCAAAAGTATTTTTTAAATCAGAAGGAGATTTAAAACAAGAACTATTAAGAGGCAGCTTATCTAGCATGGGAAATCAGATTTCTGACGAAAGTATAGTACGGTGCCATAGGTCATACATAGTCAATCTCAGTAAAACTGAAAAAGTCACAGGCAATGCTCAAGGTTACAAACTCCATTTGTTAGACTCAGACTATGTTATACCAGTAGCCAGGAAATACAGTGCCATCATAGAAGGTTTAAAGTAG
- a CDS encoding rhomboid family intramembrane serine protease — protein MSVTVILIIITVLTSIYAWRDSTLKNKWIHNAYSANKYKEYYRLLTSGFIHADYMHLFFNMYALYLFGGVVEQYFAYFFGGKAILAFLGLYLVGIVVANLPDFVKYKDTFGFNSLGASGGVSAIVFCSVILNPMMELIIFPIPIPMPGYIFALVYVAYSIFMEKRQMDNVNHMAHLWGAIWGVLFIGLTEPATLPRFIEQITSSF, from the coding sequence ATGTCTGTTACCGTTATTTTAATAATAATCACCGTTTTGACCAGTATTTATGCTTGGCGAGATTCTACACTTAAAAATAAATGGATTCACAATGCCTACAGTGCAAATAAGTATAAAGAATACTATAGGTTACTAACCAGTGGTTTTATTCATGCCGACTACATGCATTTGTTTTTTAACATGTACGCACTTTACCTCTTTGGGGGTGTAGTAGAGCAGTATTTTGCCTACTTTTTTGGCGGGAAAGCTATTCTAGCGTTTCTTGGCTTGTATTTGGTTGGTATAGTGGTGGCAAATCTTCCTGATTTTGTGAAGTATAAAGACACCTTTGGGTTTAATTCTCTTGGGGCGTCAGGAGGAGTATCGGCCATCGTTTTTTGTTCTGTGATTCTTAATCCTATGATGGAGTTGATTATTTTTCCAATTCCTATTCCAATGCCGGGGTATATTTTTGCTTTAGTTTATGTAGCTTATTCCATCTTCATGGAAAAACGCCAAATGGATAATGTGAATCACATGGCTCACCTTTGGGGTGCTATTTGGGGCGTTTTATTTATTGGTTTGACGGAGCCAGCTACTTTGCCTAGGTTTATTGAGCAAATTACTTCTTCGTTTTGA
- a CDS encoding DUF1684 domain-containing protein produces the protein MKPIKYLLICLISFNAFGQSDFEKEIAEHRESYKADFLSNSHSPLGKEDMELLDFYEPDSDFKVTCTFKPGGKSMPFEIPTSSGKMKTYTRFGQLKFKIRDKKQTLTVYRSIDLMKNPIYKDYLFIPFKDATSGNSTYGGGRYLDLRMGDISGDEIILDFNKAYNPYCAFSAGYSCPIPPEENHLKVAIAAGEKNFKGAIKE, from the coding sequence GTGAAACCAATAAAGTACCTTTTGATATGTCTTATTAGTTTTAACGCCTTCGGTCAAAGTGATTTCGAAAAAGAAATTGCGGAGCACCGGGAATCCTATAAAGCAGATTTCTTAAGCAATTCACATTCTCCTTTAGGAAAAGAAGACATGGAGCTTCTTGACTTTTATGAGCCAGACTCAGACTTTAAGGTGACTTGTACTTTTAAGCCTGGCGGCAAAAGCATGCCATTTGAGATACCTACTTCTAGCGGTAAAATGAAAACCTACACTCGTTTTGGTCAATTAAAATTCAAAATCAGGGACAAAAAGCAAACATTGACCGTATATAGGAGCATTGACTTAATGAAAAACCCAATCTATAAAGATTACCTCTTCATTCCTTTTAAAGATGCCACCAGTGGCAATAGCACTTACGGTGGTGGAAGGTACCTTGACTTAAGAATGGGGGATATATCTGGAGATGAAATTATACTTGATTTTAATAAAGCTTATAATCCTTATTGTGCATTTTCTGCCGGATATAGTTGCCCTATTCCGCCAGAAGAGAATCATTTAAAGGTTGCGATAGCGGCTGGTGAAAAGAATTTTAAAGGAGCCATTAAAGAATAA
- a CDS encoding molybdopterin-dependent oxidoreductase, whose amino-acid sequence MEKLDRIIEARMKLKSRFEKKMADSPSIADDKPLGTGPINRHGMPQLPAGQTETVKWPVLDLGYHPEVSLENWRLTLNGEVENPMVLKWQDFMDLPQTEDTSDFHCVTTWSKMDMPWKGVRLMDLAALVMPKETVTHILCYAYDTYTTNVQIEEALKPDVLLAHTVYDAPLELEHGGPCRMVTPQLYAWKGSKWIKRIEFINANKKGFWEERGYSDTAYPWRNDRYS is encoded by the coding sequence ATGGAAAAACTGGATAGAATAATAGAAGCAAGGATGAAGCTAAAATCTCGTTTTGAGAAAAAAATGGCGGATTCTCCTTCCATAGCAGACGACAAACCTTTAGGAACAGGGCCTATCAACAGACACGGTATGCCGCAGTTGCCTGCAGGTCAAACAGAAACTGTAAAATGGCCGGTATTAGACTTAGGCTATCACCCAGAAGTAAGTTTAGAAAACTGGCGACTTACCCTTAATGGCGAGGTGGAAAACCCAATGGTATTGAAATGGCAAGACTTCATGGATTTACCACAAACAGAAGACACATCAGACTTTCACTGTGTAACCACATGGAGCAAAATGGATATGCCTTGGAAAGGTGTTAGGCTCATGGATTTGGCTGCTCTGGTTATGCCAAAAGAAACGGTAACGCATATCTTATGCTATGCTTATGACACCTACACCACAAACGTACAAATAGAAGAAGCCTTAAAACCAGATGTGCTGCTAGCTCACACGGTTTATGATGCTCCATTAGAACTAGAGCATGGTGGCCCTTGCAGAATGGTTACACCGCAGCTTTATGCCTGGAAAGGCTCAAAATGGATTAAGCGAATAGAATTCATAAACGCCAATAAAAAAGGCTTTTGGGAAGAAAGGGGATATTCTGATACTGCATATCCTTGGCGGAATGATAGGTATTCTTAA
- the tpiA gene encoding triose-phosphate isomerase, with amino-acid sequence MRTKYAAGNWKMNLTFEEGQILFSEVTNMVKDEVVNPNVKVVMGVPAPYLSSFSKLINTDKVSIAAQNCHPEASGAFTGEMSVGMLASAGVDHIIIGHSERREYFNESDEFIAAKVNAILAGGLTPIFCCGETLEQREAGIHFDFVKGQLTKGLFQLSAEELQKVVIAYEPIWAIGTGVTASSDQAQEMHKALRAHLASKYGADVAANISILYGGSVKPGNAGELFAQPDIDGGLVGGASLDSRGFTDIAKAFPA; translated from the coding sequence ATGAGAACAAAGTACGCAGCAGGAAACTGGAAAATGAATTTAACTTTTGAAGAAGGTCAAATCCTTTTTTCAGAAGTAACTAATATGGTTAAGGATGAAGTAGTAAATCCTAACGTAAAAGTAGTAATGGGAGTACCTGCTCCTTATTTAAGCTCATTTAGCAAACTTATCAACACTGATAAAGTAAGCATTGCAGCTCAAAACTGTCATCCTGAAGCATCAGGAGCATTCACTGGCGAAATGTCTGTAGGAATGTTGGCATCAGCAGGAGTAGATCATATTATCATAGGTCACTCAGAAAGAAGAGAATACTTCAATGAGTCTGACGAATTTATAGCGGCTAAAGTTAATGCAATCTTAGCAGGTGGCTTAACGCCAATTTTCTGCTGTGGAGAGACTTTAGAGCAGCGTGAGGCTGGTATTCATTTTGACTTTGTAAAAGGTCAATTAACAAAGGGCTTGTTCCAACTTTCGGCTGAAGAGCTTCAGAAAGTGGTAATAGCTTATGAGCCAATCTGGGCTATTGGTACAGGTGTTACAGCATCTAGCGACCAAGCACAAGAAATGCATAAAGCATTAAGAGCCCATTTGGCTTCAAAATACGGTGCAGACGTGGCAGCAAATATTTCTATCCTTTATGGTGGAAGTGTTAAGCCTGGTAATGCAGGAGAGCTTTTTGCTCAGCCAGACATTGACGGAGGTTTAGTAGGTGGAGCTTCTCTAGACTCTAGAGGATTCACGGATATTGCTAAGGCATTTCCAGCGTAA
- a CDS encoding DUF4890 domain-containing protein, translating into MKKLIIAAALVIAAAGSSFAQRPEQKKVDPKERAEKMSQKLKSDLSLNEDQYAQILALNTAKTEKLEANKDLKKEEMKAKHEAMKVEREAYNANLKEILTQEQYIKFLEMKTEQKGEMRRKHAPRKRMKKEN; encoded by the coding sequence ATGAAAAAGTTAATAATAGCAGCAGCCTTAGTAATTGCCGCAGCGGGAAGTTCTTTCGCACAAAGACCAGAACAGAAAAAAGTAGATCCAAAAGAAAGGGCTGAAAAAATGAGTCAAAAACTGAAAAGCGATCTTTCATTAAACGAAGACCAATACGCTCAGATACTTGCTCTTAATACTGCCAAAACAGAGAAGCTAGAAGCAAACAAAGACCTTAAAAAAGAGGAAATGAAAGCTAAGCACGAAGCCATGAAAGTAGAAAGAGAGGCATATAATGCTAACCTGAAGGAAATCTTAACGCAGGAACAATACATCAAGTTCTTAGAAATGAAAACCGAACAAAAAGGAGAAATGAGAAGAAAACACGCTCCTAGAAAGCGAATGAAGAAAGAAAACTAA